A region from the Lolium perenne isolate Kyuss_39 chromosome 4, Kyuss_2.0, whole genome shotgun sequence genome encodes:
- the LOC139830417 gene encoding uncharacterized protein, giving the protein MGPRPSAKVCFKCGDPGHTSRNCYQNNTLQSSKAFNYNNKPGTKSVWVNNVTTLQAEKAPEVVLGVLPVNSISAKVLFDTGASLSFVSQKFALTQELPMGPLPVNLTVNSPGARMQVSKISHGNQILTGGYMFLASLIALSNSEIDVILGMDWLKANKAVIDCTKYSVSLPTSTGHLVYSPSQTPSVQLFALNANPLPELESIPVVCDFPGVFPEELPGMPPDRAVEFIIEQEPGTAPISKQPYKMGPNELAELKKQLEELQKLGFIQPSTSPWGCPTIFIKKKDKTD; this is encoded by the coding sequence ATGGGTCCTCGCCCTTCAGCAAAAGTTTGTTTCAAGTGTGGTGATCCAGGACACACTTCACGCAACTGCTATCAGAACAATACTCTACAATCGTCCAAGGCTTTCAACTATAACAATAAGCCTGGTACGAAAAGTGTATGGGTGAACAATGTCACAACTCTGCAAGCTGAAAAGGCACCTGAAGTCGTGCTTGGTGTTCTTCCTGTGAACTCAATCTCTGCTAAAGTTCTGTTTGATACCGGAGCATCACTTTCCTTTGTCTCTCAAAAGTTTGCTCTAACTCAGGAGTTACCTATGGGTCCTTTGCCCGTTAACCTCACGGTGAACTCTCCAGGAGCACGTATGCAAGTTTCCAAGATAAGCCATGGCAATCAAATTCTCACTGGAGGCTATATGTTTCTTGCTTCGCTCATAGCTCTCAGCAATTCGGAAATTGATGTCATTCTCGGCATGGATTGGTTGAAGGCCAACAAAGCTGTAATTGATTGCACCAAGTATTCAGTTTCCCTTCCTACTTCGACAGGCCACTTAGTCTATTCACCTTCCCAGAcaccttccgttcagctcttcGCTTTGAATGCTAACCCTCTTCCGGAGCTTGAATCTATACCGGTGGTTTGCGACTTTCCTGGCGTCTTTCCTGAAGAACTTCCAGGTATGCCACCTGACAGGGCTGTTGAGTTCATCATCGAACAAGAACCTGGAACGGCTCCTATCTCCAAGCAGCCATACAAGATGGGTCCCAATGAGTTGGCTGAACTCAAGAAGCAGCTTGAGGAGTTGCAAAAACTTGGTTTCATTCAGCCGAGTACTTCTCCATGGGGATGTCCTACCATCTTCATCAAGAAAAAGGATAAAACTGATTGA